One segment of Leptospirillum ferrooxidans C2-3 DNA contains the following:
- a CDS encoding P-II family nitrogen regulator translates to MAGLKLYSVKKVEIITAGEHLPFLRELLDDVKVSGYTIIPDVSGKGHSGFHEAQLMFNDMNILVMVITVVPESWVETILSGLSPLFERYSGVVFVSDVQVSRREYFGGTGQTT, encoded by the coding sequence ATGGCAGGACTGAAGCTTTATTCCGTCAAAAAAGTGGAAATCATCACCGCAGGGGAACACCTTCCCTTTCTCAGGGAACTCCTCGACGATGTCAAGGTGTCCGGCTACACCATCATTCCCGATGTCTCGGGAAAGGGCCACAGCGGCTTCCATGAAGCGCAGCTCATGTTCAACGACATGAACATTCTGGTCATGGTCATTACCGTTGTCCCCGAATCCTGGGTCGAGACGATCCTCTCGGGGCTCTCGCCTCTTTTTGAGCGTTACTCCGGGGTGGTCTTTGTATCGGATGTCCAGGTCAGCAGGAGGGAGTATTTCGGGGGGACAGGCCAGACGACCTGA
- the trxB gene encoding thioredoxin-disulfide reductase: MEDVVILGSGPAGLTAALYTARAGLSPVVLEGPQHGGQLTTTTEVDNFPGFPDGITGPELIERMKAQVLRFGTRFMTRSIESVVPEKGGFILSGEDEVLHTKTLIIASGASAKYLGLPSEKALMGAGVSACATCDGFFFKEREIVVIGGGDTALEEAIFLTRFGKSVTIVHRRDRLRASKAMQDRAHANEKIRFAWNKEVLEVLDVSKGQVTGVRVKDSVTGEISEIPCQGFFLGIGHTPNSHFVKGLCDMDDVGYIRTHDGTKTSVPGIFAAGDVQDPTYRQAISAAGSGCMAAMDAERFLEAGGHG, translated from the coding sequence GTGGAAGACGTCGTGATTTTGGGGTCCGGTCCGGCGGGACTGACCGCAGCACTTTATACCGCCAGAGCCGGACTTTCTCCTGTTGTTCTGGAAGGTCCCCAGCATGGGGGACAGTTGACGACAACGACTGAAGTGGACAATTTTCCCGGATTTCCGGATGGGATCACCGGGCCCGAGCTGATTGAAAGGATGAAGGCCCAGGTCCTCCGCTTCGGAACCCGGTTCATGACCCGTTCAATCGAGTCGGTCGTTCCGGAAAAAGGCGGATTCATTCTGTCCGGGGAAGATGAGGTTCTCCATACGAAAACCCTGATTATCGCTTCCGGGGCTTCGGCCAAATATCTGGGACTCCCGTCTGAAAAAGCCCTTATGGGAGCCGGTGTGTCGGCCTGTGCGACATGCGACGGATTCTTTTTCAAGGAACGGGAGATCGTTGTGATCGGAGGTGGGGATACAGCCCTTGAAGAGGCGATCTTTCTGACGCGTTTTGGAAAGTCGGTGACCATCGTCCATCGCCGGGATCGTCTTCGCGCCTCAAAAGCGATGCAGGATCGCGCTCACGCCAATGAAAAGATCCGGTTTGCCTGGAACAAGGAAGTTCTCGAAGTCCTTGACGTGTCCAAAGGACAGGTGACCGGTGTCAGGGTCAAGGACTCCGTAACGGGGGAGATCTCCGAGATTCCCTGTCAGGGCTTTTTCCTCGGGATCGGCCATACCCCCAACAGCCATTTTGTGAAAGGGCTGTGCGACATGGACGATGTCGGCTATATCCGGACCCATGACGGAACCAAAACCTCCGTCCCCGGTATCTTTGCGGCGGGAGATGTTCAGGATCCGACCTACCGCCAGGCAATTTCCGCAGCCGGTTCCGGGTGCATGGCGGCCATGGATGCCGAGAGATTTCTCGAAGCAGGGGGCCATGGATGA
- a CDS encoding AbrB/MazE/SpoVT family DNA-binding domain-containing protein, whose protein sequence is MRIIGYSVILISMDTIAQIGTRGQVTLPASARKQLGLKSGDTLLVHVEDGRIVLDPAVVLPVEIYTEKRIAEFAEQSTMTTEELEKARRYWEQ, encoded by the coding sequence TTGCGGATTATCGGATATTCCGTTATTCTGATCTCTATGGACACGATCGCTCAAATCGGAACTCGCGGGCAAGTCACTTTGCCAGCATCCGCCAGAAAACAGTTGGGGCTCAAATCGGGAGACACCCTCCTTGTGCATGTCGAGGATGGCCGGATCGTTCTTGATCCGGCCGTTGTCCTGCCGGTGGAGATTTATACGGAAAAACGCATCGCTGAATTTGCAGAACAGTCGACAATGACAACGGAAGAATTGGAAAAAGCGCGGCGTTATTGGGAACAGTAA
- a CDS encoding PIN domain-containing protein yields the protein MGTVRKVVIVFLDANILFSAALGGESFSLLWDLAQQGKIILLSSPYCMIEARRNIERKRPQALSNFEEKLSGVHSVVSRITMNFQSDLNDKDRPVFDDAIAAGVDVLLTGDVRHFGLLRKRSDLPLRVMSLRTFLLHE from the coding sequence TTGGGAACAGTAAGAAAGGTTGTTATTGTTTTTCTGGATGCAAACATACTGTTTTCAGCCGCCCTTGGCGGTGAATCATTTTCCCTGCTGTGGGATTTGGCACAGCAGGGGAAAATCATCCTGCTCAGCAGTCCCTACTGCATGATAGAAGCCCGTCGCAATATCGAAAGAAAGAGACCGCAAGCGCTGAGCAATTTCGAAGAAAAGCTCTCTGGTGTCCATTCCGTTGTTTCCAGAATCACCATGAACTTTCAGTCTGACTTGAACGATAAGGACAGACCGGTGTTCGATGATGCGATAGCAGCAGGTGTGGACGTGCTGCTGACCGGTGATGTCCGTCACTTTGGATTACTGAGGAAGCGCTCGGACCTCCCTTTACGCGTGATGAGCTTAAGGACATTTCTTCTCCACGAGTGA
- a CDS encoding TolC family protein, translating into MIQKKTWTMWLLTAIVLTGISSRAMASGAIVTDAPDPHLTVDQAISFAIHHHPRLFAYRHRVAAKKAKIGEANAHFLPNVGAGAMFGTGNPGVSNRPYNNGYAYSPFMPITYGGIGPLGRDGTQTSNVFDASIGATQMLFDFGRYLHLTRSAEKKEHAAVADLVTRDAWVILQVREAYAHLQLDKQLVIVYQKNEEQRALVRELTRSLYKAQYKSKLDDEFAQVDLLKAQALLVGMKDDVKTRVARLNEALGLGQGGAKNYFPTKVSEDMSPLSPLQDLVKTALDARPEMHAVKSTVGAINEYTTSVKASHYPYLSAFGSFGTLNQLNTGASYTPGWWLGGAMVNVPIYTGGMIRSQVEASHQKALFEADKLKDLDHRIRYEVVSAHERVRTDLYDVKAYTQAVEEAKLGLRLAQAKYEANLISIVKLTLAEVYLLDTRASLAKAQYRLTVDRAALDFATGRDYPRWVRADGTPRANPKL; encoded by the coding sequence ATGATTCAAAAAAAGACTTGGACGATGTGGCTATTGACTGCGATTGTCCTGACCGGGATCTCCTCCCGGGCAATGGCTTCCGGGGCGATCGTGACGGATGCGCCGGACCCTCATCTCACGGTGGATCAGGCCATCTCCTTTGCGATTCACCACCATCCCAGGCTTTTTGCCTATCGCCACCGGGTGGCGGCCAAGAAAGCGAAGATTGGTGAGGCGAATGCGCATTTTCTGCCAAATGTGGGGGCGGGAGCGATGTTTGGAACCGGCAATCCCGGTGTGAGCAACAGGCCCTACAATAACGGCTATGCATACTCTCCATTCATGCCGATCACCTACGGCGGGATCGGGCCGCTCGGAAGGGACGGGACACAGACATCGAATGTGTTCGATGCGTCCATTGGAGCGACCCAGATGCTGTTTGATTTCGGGCGATACCTTCACCTGACCCGATCGGCGGAGAAAAAGGAACATGCGGCGGTCGCCGATCTCGTGACCCGGGATGCCTGGGTCATCCTTCAGGTGCGAGAGGCCTACGCCCATCTTCAGCTGGACAAGCAGCTCGTGATTGTCTACCAGAAGAACGAGGAGCAGCGGGCTCTTGTTCGGGAATTGACCAGATCCCTTTACAAGGCGCAGTACAAGTCGAAGCTTGACGATGAGTTCGCACAGGTCGATCTGTTGAAGGCCCAGGCACTTCTTGTCGGAATGAAGGACGATGTGAAGACCCGTGTGGCAAGACTCAACGAAGCGCTTGGACTGGGACAGGGTGGGGCAAAGAACTATTTCCCCACGAAGGTTTCGGAGGATATGTCTCCTCTTTCTCCCTTGCAGGATCTTGTGAAGACGGCGCTCGACGCCCGTCCGGAGATGCATGCGGTTAAGTCGACGGTCGGTGCCATCAACGAGTACACAACCTCTGTGAAGGCTTCCCATTATCCGTACCTTTCCGCATTCGGATCCTTTGGCACCCTGAATCAGCTCAATACCGGCGCTTCCTACACACCGGGATGGTGGTTGGGGGGTGCGATGGTGAATGTTCCGATCTACACGGGAGGGATGATCCGGTCACAGGTCGAGGCAAGCCATCAGAAGGCGCTTTTTGAGGCAGACAAGCTTAAGGATCTCGATCACAGGATCCGCTACGAGGTTGTTTCAGCCCATGAAAGGGTCAGGACCGATCTTTACGACGTGAAAGCTTATACGCAGGCGGTAGAGGAAGCAAAGCTTGGTCTCCGGCTGGCTCAGGCCAAATATGAGGCGAACCTGATCTCCATCGTCAAGCTGACTCTTGCGGAAGTCTATCTTCTCGATACCAGGGCCTCCCTTGCAAAAGCTCAGTACCGGTTGACCGTTGATCGTGCCGCGCTGGACTTTGCCACGGGTCGGGACTATCCCCGCTGGGTCCGGGCGGACGGAACGCCCAGGGCGAATCCGAAGTTATAA
- a CDS encoding efflux RND transporter periplasmic adaptor subunit, with protein sequence MTESQDTASHHPEEFNPEWKQEIDLSKVEVTRKDRMRILVVLLSLIITPVILLVYHMLNPEKKVERPLQTVQYVRVRSQDFVRKVTIPASIHSFRKAVIMAHVPGYLRVLNVDKGDMVRKGQVLAIIADPELRQTLKKDQAKEKIARLTFLRIQQVWADHPKLISKERVQEKEAAYKMAKAQVLHDEALMDYRTIRAPFDGMVTQRFVDPGKMISIGTSHTDSVQPIVTVERVNKLRAYVWVPAQVAPLVKRGQPVEVAFSALPGRMFRGTVTRFDFEENLRTRTMRTEIDFDNHDLAIHPGMYGEFTFSLEHSKKAILIPGFAIRARVDKPLTVVVVDHGVAHIRPIEIEVDNGNWVKVSKGLNPGDRVVVMGRWHVREGQHVHAIPRRVIPYRPARQLG encoded by the coding sequence ATGACGGAAAGCCAGGACACGGCATCGCATCATCCAGAAGAGTTCAATCCCGAGTGGAAGCAGGAGATCGACCTTTCCAAGGTCGAGGTGACAAGAAAGGACCGGATGAGGATCCTTGTGGTCCTTTTGAGCCTGATCATCACGCCGGTGATCCTTCTTGTCTATCACATGCTGAATCCTGAAAAAAAGGTTGAGCGTCCTCTCCAGACGGTCCAGTATGTCCGTGTCCGCTCACAGGACTTCGTCCGGAAAGTGACGATCCCCGCATCCATCCATTCTTTCCGGAAAGCCGTGATCATGGCCCATGTGCCAGGTTATCTTCGCGTCCTGAATGTCGACAAGGGAGATATGGTGCGAAAAGGGCAGGTTCTGGCGATCATCGCCGATCCGGAGCTTCGCCAGACTCTCAAGAAAGATCAGGCGAAGGAGAAGATCGCCCGGCTGACGTTTTTGCGTATCCAGCAGGTTTGGGCGGACCATCCGAAACTGATTTCGAAAGAGCGTGTCCAGGAGAAAGAGGCCGCCTACAAGATGGCTAAGGCCCAGGTTCTCCATGATGAGGCCCTGATGGACTACAGGACGATCCGGGCTCCTTTTGATGGCATGGTGACGCAGAGGTTTGTGGATCCGGGAAAGATGATTTCCATCGGGACATCCCATACGGACAGTGTTCAGCCGATTGTGACCGTTGAACGTGTCAACAAGCTTCGCGCCTATGTATGGGTGCCGGCCCAGGTCGCTCCGCTGGTGAAGAGGGGGCAGCCGGTTGAGGTTGCCTTTTCGGCCTTGCCAGGTCGCATGTTCAGGGGGACCGTGACCCGTTTCGATTTTGAGGAAAATCTGAGGACCCGGACAATGCGGACCGAGATCGATTTTGATAACCATGACCTCGCCATTCACCCTGGAATGTACGGTGAGTTTACCTTCTCTCTGGAACATTCGAAAAAAGCGATCCTCATTCCGGGTTTTGCCATTCGCGCGCGAGTGGATAAGCCGCTTACGGTTGTGGTTGTGGATCATGGTGTGGCCCATATCCGTCCGATCGAGATCGAGGTCGACAACGGAAACTGGGTCAAGGTGTCCAAAGGATTGAATCCCGGAGACCGGGTAGTGGTCATGGGGCGCTGGCATGTTCGGGAAGGACAGCATGTTCATGCCATTCCGAGAAGGGTCATTCCTTACCGGCCGGCGAGACAGCTTGGTTGA
- a CDS encoding sigma-54-dependent transcriptional regulator: protein MTILVVDDDEALRSVLVEALRKRGHDVDDARGDQDLPRSFPACRYDVVLLDLKLSGPDGLDILSRIRESCPDTLVIIMTAFGGAEAAMEAMRSGAHDFLEKPFSLTILELRLERALREVSLRRANGLLRGQLDISSEELVGRDSRMLSLRENLIRFSRMDSPVLFVGESGTGRKTAARSLTAYSKRRETPFAMIDCSGFSERELLERLFGEEKRGISGGGSVQRGLFETSDGGTVFLDEVDALSPSIQERVLLLIEKGELTRTGGNHPVRLNVRILAATRKDLGAMVGEGHFLKDLFFRLNPLLLSFPPLRQRISDLGILSETILARLGQEMHRRFTLEPGILPLFEKHSWPGNLRELKNVLEGMAVHSRNGLMGVEDLPKEFQSMGNPPIENASPRRAGKEGSLRQELLDEERRKIAQILERVRGNRTQAAKILGMNRSSLNYRLRKLGLEFVAPKGSDGADGQKEGRRK, encoded by the coding sequence ATGACGATTCTGGTCGTGGATGATGATGAGGCCCTTCGTTCTGTTCTGGTCGAGGCGCTCAGAAAACGGGGGCATGACGTGGATGATGCCAGAGGGGACCAGGATCTGCCCCGGAGTTTCCCTGCCTGCCGGTACGATGTCGTTCTTCTCGACCTGAAACTTTCCGGGCCCGATGGACTTGATATCCTGTCGCGTATCCGGGAAAGCTGCCCGGATACGCTTGTGATCATCATGACGGCTTTTGGCGGAGCGGAAGCGGCGATGGAGGCAATGCGTTCCGGAGCCCATGATTTTTTGGAAAAACCCTTCTCGCTCACGATTCTCGAGCTGAGACTCGAACGCGCGTTAAGGGAGGTCTCTCTCCGAAGGGCCAACGGACTTTTGAGGGGACAGCTTGATATCTCCTCGGAGGAGCTTGTGGGTCGGGATTCCAGGATGCTCTCGCTTCGGGAAAATCTCATCCGATTTTCCCGGATGGACTCTCCGGTTCTCTTTGTCGGAGAATCGGGTACGGGGAGGAAGACGGCGGCGAGAAGCCTGACCGCCTATTCAAAGCGCAGGGAGACCCCCTTCGCAATGATCGATTGTTCAGGATTTTCCGAGAGAGAACTTCTGGAGAGACTTTTCGGAGAAGAAAAACGTGGGATTTCAGGGGGGGGATCGGTCCAGCGGGGGCTTTTTGAGACCAGTGATGGCGGAACGGTTTTTTTGGACGAGGTCGATGCCCTTTCTCCTTCGATTCAGGAGCGGGTTCTGCTTCTGATCGAAAAAGGGGAATTGACAAGAACGGGTGGAAATCATCCTGTGCGGCTCAATGTGCGGATTCTCGCGGCCACAAGAAAGGATCTGGGCGCTATGGTCGGGGAAGGCCATTTTCTGAAGGATCTTTTCTTCCGGCTGAATCCGCTTCTTTTGAGCTTTCCGCCTCTCCGCCAGAGGATCTCGGATCTGGGTATCCTGTCCGAGACCATTCTCGCCCGTCTCGGACAGGAGATGCACAGGCGCTTTACTCTGGAGCCCGGCATATTGCCCCTTTTTGAAAAGCACAGCTGGCCCGGCAATCTCCGGGAGCTCAAAAATGTTCTTGAAGGGATGGCGGTCCACTCCAGGAACGGTTTGATGGGGGTGGAAGACCTTCCAAAGGAATTTCAGTCGATGGGCAATCCTCCCATTGAGAATGCTTCCCCCCGCAGGGCGGGCAAGGAGGGGAGTCTTCGCCAGGAACTTCTCGATGAGGAGAGACGCAAGATTGCCCAGATCCTGGAGCGCGTTCGGGGCAACAGGACTCAGGCTGCAAAAATATTGGGGATGAACCGTTCGTCCCTGAACTACAGATTGAGAAAACTTGGTCTTGAATTTGTGGCTCCAAAGGGAAGTGATGGAGCGGATGGGCAGAAGGAAGGCAGGAGAAAATGA
- the ygfZ gene encoding CAF17-like 4Fe-4S cluster assembly/insertion protein YgfZ, which yields MTPTNDTTKAHRHAGIFIPESTPEIISVTGEDRATFLQGIVSQDMVNAKTNDVLYTLFLDPKAHILFEAWVAILPEEILLLPPTGTGEGLLAHLKKYLFFRTKAKVGISSDRFEIAHVAGPKLLAILSVLLESGDSPIRGINGGGYALFHPSTFQKETPIGPMADLLIPKESFPTLKKTLAETFLSAGGTVLSEEGFKSYKLEMGIPSYPYELNDQHFPAEAGLESIGVSFTKGCFVGQEPVTRIKFQGKLNRGLAGFVLSGKEPIASLPETIFDTTTQTHVGTLTSIAFSVFRGETIGLGYLKNSHAEPGTELALSSGRTLHVESLP from the coding sequence ATGACCCCAACCAACGACACCACCAAAGCCCATCGTCATGCCGGAATTTTCATTCCGGAATCCACACCGGAAATCATCAGCGTCACAGGTGAAGACCGGGCGACCTTCCTTCAGGGCATTGTCAGCCAGGATATGGTCAATGCCAAAACCAACGACGTTCTCTATACGCTGTTTCTCGACCCCAAAGCCCATATCCTGTTCGAAGCCTGGGTCGCCATCCTTCCGGAGGAGATCCTCCTGCTACCCCCAACGGGAACTGGGGAAGGACTTCTCGCCCATCTCAAGAAATATCTCTTTTTCCGGACCAAGGCCAAGGTCGGGATTTCATCCGACCGTTTCGAGATTGCCCATGTCGCGGGTCCAAAGCTGCTGGCCATCCTCTCCGTCCTCCTCGAATCCGGCGATAGCCCCATCAGGGGGATCAACGGAGGCGGATACGCGCTGTTTCACCCCTCGACCTTTCAGAAGGAAACACCCATCGGACCGATGGCCGATCTTCTCATCCCGAAAGAATCTTTCCCGACCCTCAAAAAAACACTCGCCGAAACCTTCCTTTCTGCCGGCGGCACTGTTCTTTCCGAAGAAGGGTTCAAGTCCTACAAACTGGAAATGGGCATTCCATCTTACCCATATGAACTCAACGACCAGCATTTTCCAGCGGAAGCAGGTCTTGAGTCGATCGGAGTTTCCTTCACAAAGGGATGCTTTGTCGGCCAGGAGCCTGTCACCCGGATCAAGTTCCAGGGGAAGCTGAACCGGGGGCTGGCCGGCTTTGTCCTGTCGGGCAAGGAACCCATTGCATCCCTACCGGAAACCATCTTCGACACAACCACACAAACCCATGTCGGAACATTGACCAGCATCGCCTTTTCCGTCTTCAGGGGTGAAACCATCGGACTCGGCTACCTCAAGAACTCCCACGCCGAACCCGGAACGGAGCTTGCCCTTTCCTCCGGCCGAACACTCCATGTGGAGTCTCTACCCTAG
- a CDS encoding efflux RND transporter permease subunit, with translation MFLVKGSLKSPYTIVAVALAFVLLGFESISSMNVSIFPRIPTPQVEVLTLLPGLEVHNVEMDLTEQLERFILQAPYIRSIKSESMIGISLINVRFNSSYSTNAAVSMVVSMVYSALKYLPPGTFPPVIIPFGVSAIPIGDIVLKSEKLNQSQIYDIGYYNIRSQMGVVKGAAAPPVFGGLSRQIQVYPEKEALLARGLSIWDVVKTLNSQNVIWPAGFAKIGDSSYDVVVNALLGPMKDINNLPVTVKDGKPVFIKDIGVAKDSYRIQTNPVRIDGRKSVYIPLLKQEGANTVKVVNATRAALKTFYGLPKSLQLSLIFDQSVYIRESLASLEREGAVGIILTAFMILIFLGNFRATLIIATSIPLSLLAGLIMLNATGQTINIMTLGGLALAIGRLVDDSIVVLENTNRHLEMGKAPYDAALAGASEVAMPVLASTIATMIVFSPVLFLQGKGRFLFTPLAAAVVFSMIASYLVSMTLVPVLSAWFLKSEADSGPKDTAFDRAFARFNQVFDRFKNGYRHFLMEALSKKGLFSLLVALAFISSLFLVSQIKSGYFPSDDTGAFVIQMRLPVGSRIEMVDAYSTRVDAAIRRIIPKKDVVHIVVNEGVRPGWASMYTNNLWSYMATILVQLNPSDKRKHSMWYWESKIRPYLAEQFPNVGFYFESSSIITQILAGSGEAPIDIQVLGPSYRELGHLSKMIRDHIRKIPGTFNIRVKQNFHYPVFQVNVDRNKAAFLGVSELDVDKNVITSLATNNAIAEDFWVDTRTGNPYFLTGQYPEDKINNLDDIKDIFIRRLEPIPFDAGGRSQLAFHRPQGWAGDKQDGGRPPIYLQDVAEFKRSVNPTAVFHYDVERVVDVLVNFKHGDVYSLGEVGGKVEDYMKTVKLPEGYTWRETGMLASMHRSFGSMGVAVLLAMALVYLALVAQFQSFLDPFIIMVSVPFGLMGVLFMLYATHSGINIESLIGIIMDIGIGVSNSVLLVEFAIRLREQGAPLVRAVVEAGSVRLRPILMTAVGTVLAMIPTAVGMGVGSGPEEPLARAVIGGLLVMTILTLFQVPVLYVLIHQLEDRWEERSKRRKAQKA, from the coding sequence GTGTTTCTGGTTAAGGGGTCTCTGAAGAGCCCGTATACGATCGTGGCTGTGGCATTGGCGTTTGTGCTTCTGGGATTTGAAAGTATCTCGAGCATGAACGTGTCGATTTTTCCAAGGATCCCGACTCCTCAGGTTGAGGTTCTGACCCTTCTTCCGGGGCTTGAGGTCCACAATGTGGAGATGGATCTGACCGAGCAGCTTGAGAGGTTCATTCTCCAGGCCCCCTATATCCGGAGCATCAAAAGCGAGAGCATGATCGGAATCAGTCTGATCAATGTTCGCTTCAACTCAAGCTATTCCACCAACGCCGCCGTTTCCATGGTCGTCTCCATGGTCTATTCGGCCCTGAAGTACCTTCCCCCAGGGACGTTCCCTCCAGTGATCATCCCGTTTGGGGTATCGGCGATTCCGATCGGCGATATCGTTTTGAAAAGCGAAAAGCTCAACCAGTCCCAGATCTACGATATCGGTTATTACAATATCCGTTCGCAGATGGGCGTCGTGAAGGGCGCCGCCGCCCCTCCCGTTTTCGGTGGACTTTCCCGTCAGATCCAGGTGTACCCCGAGAAAGAGGCTCTTCTGGCCCGGGGTCTTTCCATCTGGGATGTGGTGAAGACCCTGAACTCCCAAAATGTGATCTGGCCGGCGGGATTCGCGAAGATCGGCGACTCGAGTTACGACGTGGTGGTCAATGCTCTTCTGGGGCCGATGAAGGATATCAACAACCTTCCTGTGACGGTCAAGGACGGAAAGCCGGTCTTCATCAAGGATATCGGTGTCGCGAAAGACTCTTACCGCATTCAGACCAACCCCGTCAGGATCGATGGACGAAAATCGGTCTATATTCCCCTTCTGAAGCAGGAGGGGGCCAATACCGTCAAGGTGGTCAACGCCACCCGGGCGGCGTTGAAGACCTTTTATGGCCTTCCGAAAAGTCTCCAGCTTTCATTGATCTTCGATCAGTCGGTCTATATCCGGGAGTCTCTTGCCAGTCTTGAGCGCGAAGGAGCGGTCGGCATCATCCTGACGGCCTTCATGATCCTGATCTTTCTGGGGAACTTCAGGGCGACCCTGATCATTGCCACATCGATTCCTCTCTCGCTTCTTGCAGGACTGATCATGCTGAACGCCACCGGGCAGACGATCAATATCATGACCCTTGGCGGTCTGGCGCTGGCGATCGGACGTCTGGTCGACGACTCCATCGTCGTTCTTGAAAACACGAACCGCCACCTTGAAATGGGCAAGGCGCCTTATGATGCCGCCCTGGCGGGAGCCAGCGAGGTGGCGATGCCGGTTCTGGCCTCGACGATCGCGACGATGATCGTGTTCTCACCGGTACTCTTTCTTCAGGGGAAGGGTCGTTTTCTGTTCACCCCGCTGGCAGCGGCGGTGGTCTTCTCGATGATCGCATCCTACCTTGTGTCGATGACGCTCGTTCCGGTTCTTTCGGCATGGTTCTTGAAGTCGGAAGCGGACTCCGGTCCGAAGGATACCGCCTTTGACCGGGCATTTGCCAGGTTCAACCAGGTCTTCGACCGCTTCAAGAACGGCTACCGCCATTTTCTGATGGAGGCATTGTCCAAGAAAGGGTTGTTTTCCCTTTTGGTGGCTCTGGCTTTTATCAGTTCGCTTTTTCTGGTCAGCCAGATCAAGTCCGGTTATTTTCCGTCCGATGATACCGGGGCCTTTGTGATCCAGATGAGACTTCCGGTGGGGTCGAGAATCGAAATGGTCGATGCCTATTCGACCCGGGTCGATGCCGCTATCCGACGGATCATCCCGAAAAAGGATGTCGTCCATATTGTGGTCAACGAGGGGGTCAGGCCGGGCTGGGCGTCCATGTATACGAACAATCTCTGGAGCTACATGGCCACGATCCTGGTCCAGCTGAACCCTTCCGACAAGCGAAAGCATTCGATGTGGTACTGGGAGTCGAAGATCCGGCCCTATCTTGCCGAACAGTTTCCGAATGTCGGTTTCTATTTCGAGTCCTCTTCGATCATTACCCAGATTCTGGCGGGATCCGGCGAGGCTCCGATCGACATCCAGGTCCTGGGCCCCTCATACCGGGAGCTTGGCCATCTGTCGAAGATGATTCGCGACCATATCCGGAAAATCCCGGGAACGTTCAATATCCGGGTCAAGCAAAACTTCCACTATCCTGTTTTCCAGGTGAATGTCGACCGGAACAAGGCGGCTTTTCTGGGGGTGAGCGAACTGGATGTCGACAAGAATGTCATTACCTCCCTTGCGACCAACAACGCCATCGCCGAGGATTTCTGGGTCGATACACGCACGGGAAATCCCTACTTTCTGACGGGACAGTACCCGGAAGACAAGATCAACAACCTTGACGACATCAAGGATATCTTTATCCGGCGTCTTGAGCCGATTCCCTTTGATGCGGGGGGGAGGAGCCAGCTTGCGTTCCATCGACCGCAGGGATGGGCAGGGGATAAACAGGACGGCGGTCGGCCTCCGATCTACCTTCAGGATGTCGCGGAGTTCAAGCGGTCGGTCAACCCCACCGCGGTCTTCCATTACGATGTGGAGAGGGTTGTTGATGTCCTTGTGAACTTCAAGCATGGAGATGTCTATTCCCTGGGAGAGGTTGGAGGGAAGGTCGAGGACTACATGAAAACCGTGAAGCTCCCGGAAGGCTATACCTGGCGGGAAACGGGTATGCTCGCCAGCATGCACAGGTCGTTCGGATCGATGGGCGTTGCGGTTCTTCTGGCCATGGCTCTGGTCTACCTGGCGCTTGTCGCCCAGTTCCAGTCCTTTCTGGATCCCTTTATCATCATGGTTTCCGTCCCGTTTGGTCTGATGGGCGTCCTGTTCATGCTGTATGCGACCCATTCGGGAATCAATATCGAATCCCTTATAGGAATCATCATGGATATCGGAATCGGCGTGTCAAACTCCGTTTTGCTGGTGGAGTTTGCCATCAGGCTGAGAGAGCAGGGAGCTCCGCTTGTTCGTGCTGTGGTCGAGGCGGGAAGCGTTCGTTTGCGTCCCATCCTGATGACCGCAGTGGGAACGGTTCTGGCAATGATTCCCACTGCAGTCGGAATGGGTGTCGGTTCCGGTCCGGAAGAGCCTCTGGCACGTGCTGTTATCGGAGGCCTTCTGGTGATGACCATCCTCACACTTTTTCAGGTGCCTGTCCTTTATGTCCTGATCCACCAGCTCGAAGACCGGTGGGAGGAGAGGTCAAAGCGCAGGAAGGCTCAAAAAGCCTGA